The Cryptomeria japonica chromosome 2, Sugi_1.0, whole genome shotgun sequence region TTCGCTTCCTTTTAGTTGCCATTCCTACAGTATGAAAGACCACATGTTAACCATACAGAAAATTACAGCAGAAACATGGTCTGTAGAATTATAGATCTAGAGGCCTTATCGTTTCAAGGAACATTATTGGAAACTATGAAAAAGACCTGGAGTCTAAGATAGTTTTCTTTGACATGATGGAGCATCAAAGCTGTATGAATGTTGACCATGTCTGAACTTGCATTCATGATAGATTCTATGAGAGGCGTTCTTCCATCGTGAGTAATCCACTTCAAGCTTCCCCATGTGGCAGCCTTTTTTGCGCCCCATTCAATACCCTCTTCTAATCCCGTTCCAAGAGAAAGTACAATAAAGTGGTCAAGGTGCTCCTATAAATAACAACCTCTGGTTAACATAGTTGAGCTTCTAATTATTATTTCCCAGCATCAAGCATTCGTTTTATATGAGATGTTTATTCTAAATAGTATcaaaatacaatacaatacaatacctTTTTGTCTACTATTCTTGTATCCTGATGAACTGCTCGAGTGACtaagttcattgctatcaaggtctGCATAATTAGAAAATTGTTGTGAGACCCTTATAATAGTTTATTGATGTGAAATAAAAATCTGATCAAAATCTCTCCTCATAATACAAGCAGGCATTACAGGATTATTAGCCACTACTCCTCCATCTACTAAGTTAAAAACTTGGGTCTTTCCGTCACTGGAATTTGTTGTAAACTGGTGAGATGGAAAATAGGTAGGAGCTGCAGTTGTGGAGAGGCATACGTCCATTAGATGTGGATTCTTCAGCGGATCTACTTTCGCCTGCACATATCATCGTAAGAATCATCCTCGTCTATTCTTCATCTTCATAACTCAAGATCATcctataaaataaaatgaaatacctCATGACTGGCGAAAATTGTAGGAAACTGCGTCTTGATATCGAAGGTGGGTATCACCAGGTTAGTAGCCGTATCACACAGCCGTCTTTCGTGAAATTTCTCTTGTTCTAAGATATCGACCAGATGTTTGCCATTGTATTTGGGACCAAAAATGCCGTGAAAAGTATTCCATTTGCTACGAGTCCAACAACAAGAGAAGTTTTGCGTAAACACAACAAATACTTATTGCAAGAGAATTTTACTCCAAATATTGCAATCACTTGCTACTAACCTTGGTTGAGGAAATATCAAACTCGCATTCTTCAAGTAGAAATCTTCAATTTTCTGGGTACTAAAAGGACGATTGTGTTTGTGGTCATTCGGGTCTATAGTGGCTAACATTGTGGTGATGAGACCTCCAGTGCTGGTACCTGCCATTATATTGAAATAATCTGCTAGTCTGGCATCTTCCCCATCCAATTTCTGATAAAAACGAAGCATTTCAGTAAGTAATACATTTGTGCAAATAAAACTATATGAATTGTGCAGCTAGAGAATACAATTTATAAACTGTACCTGCAACTGGTGCTCTAAGAATTTGAGCAATTGCACAGGAATAAGACCCCGTACTCCTCCTCCATCGACACTCAGGATTCTAGCACCCACGTCCCCCGAGACATCGATTGGAAGAAGCTCCTGATTCGACATCGAttgcaagaattggaagaatgtATGGACAGACTTACAAGGAATTAGCTATATTGAATTTGCCCCTACAATAACTATGCATATATAGAGGATAGATGGAGCTTACGAGCACATGGTACATGGCTCTATATAAAAACATGTTAAACAATCATTATCCATCGGTCTGCGAGCAGCCCGAAAATGCCATAAACAAACCTTTCTTTTCACGTCTCCACCTTATCATCATCGAGAATTTAAATTAAAGTATGTTTAATGTGACATTACACTGTTCTCGGGTCTTTTTCGTTTCCTAGCCGTCGGCTATCTGGTAAAAAATATTTTGCCGAATTACACTATGTGTCGTGTTTCAATTTTATTTGACGGATAAAGTGGGACAGTTACGTGTTTCCTTAAAAATTACCTTGATGCCAGGTATTCCTATTAAGATGAATCATGCGCACTATATATTTTAGTCTTTAGCATTTGAAGTTGAGTAAATTGATATAAACAT contains the following coding sequences:
- the LOC131051948 gene encoding patatin-like protein 2 produces the protein MSNQELLPIDVSGDVGARILSVDGGGVRGLIPVQLLKFLEHQLQKLDGEDARLADYFNIMAGTSTGGLITTMLATIDPNDHKHNRPFSTQKIEDFYLKNASLIFPQPSKWNTFHGIFGPKYNGKHLVDILEQEKFHERRLCDTATNLVIPTFDIKTQFPTIFASHEAKVDPLKNPHLMDVCLSTTAAPTYFPSHQFTTNSSDGKTQVFNLVDGGVVANNPTLIAMNLVTRAVHQDTRIVDKKEHLDHFIVLSLGTGLEEGIEWGAKKAATWGSLKWITHDGRTPLIESIMNASSDMVNIHTALMLHHVKENYLRLQEWQLKGSEAKMDLSTDENLRNLVKKGQELLDKPVRSLNLETGRPETVKNDYTNRMALTKMAERLSKEKKLMDKRSASSALSMNGHSVGINI